The Chaetodon auriga isolate fChaAug3 chromosome 3, fChaAug3.hap1, whole genome shotgun sequence genome has a window encoding:
- the pdcb gene encoding phosducin b yields the protein MSDKLIELEETATHTGPKGVINDWRRFKLESMDQENLPPAKKELLRQMSSPSRPKDDSRANLNRKMSVQEYELLKEEDEGCLKKYRKRCMQEMHDKLSFGPKFEGVHDLDSGEAFLEVIEKEHYSTVVVVHIYKVGVKGCEELNSCLDCLATEYPTVKFCRIDAVASGAAERFSDEVLPTLLVYKAGELLGNFLACTQHLNEEFFATDVETFLNSYGLLPEKELPGLEDEEENDVE from the exons atgtctgacaaATTGATTGAGCTGGAGGAGACCGCAACCCACACAG GTCCAAAAGGAGTCATCAATGACTGGAGGAGGTTTAAGTTGGAAAGCATGGACCAGGAGAACTTGCCTCCTGCAAAAAAGGAACTGCTGAGACAAATGTCATCCCCGAGCAGACCGAAAGATGACTCCAGAGCAAACCTTAACCGCAAG atgAGTGTCCAAGAGTATGAACTGCttaaagaggaggatgaggggtGTCTAAAGAAATACAGAAAGCGGTGCATGCAGGAGATGCATGATAAACTCAGCTTTGGGCCCAAGTTTGAAGGTGTGCATGACCTGGACAGCGGAGAGGCCTTCCTCGAAGTCATAGAGAAGGAGCATTACAGCACGGTGGTAGTCGTCCACATCTACAAAGTTGGGGTCAAAGGCTGCGAGGAGCTCAACAGCTGCCTTGACTGCCTGGCCACTGAGTACCCTACTGTAAAGTTCTGCAGGATTGATGCGGTCGCATCCGGTGCTGCCGAGCGGTTCTCGGATGAGGTTTTGCCTACGCTGCTGGTGTACAAGGCTGGAGAACTACTTGGGAACTTCCTGGCCTGCACGCAGCACCTAAACGAGGAGTTCTTCGCCACTGATGTGGAGACCTTCCTCAACAGCTATGGGCTGCTGCCAGAGAAAGAGCTACCTGGCttggaagatgaagaggaaaatgatgTAGAGTAA